The window ATTGTTCAAAAAATCACCGTACTAAACAACAACTAGATAGCATCCATACCTATATGAATTAAGAGTTGGACGTAAGTTATATCTCCAGCGCGTCCAGTGAGTCATCAAGGGATACAAATGAAGTAGTATCAATGTCCAACTCATCCGAAAGTACCATCGGATACGTCGCGTCCGTCCATGCTTGGTCTCCTAACGCCTGCATATACTGCATCATTAGGCTTCCTTCCTCCGCCCATAGAGGGTACAGCTTGTAGTACGTCTCACTGCTGGTCTCAATAAATTCGAACTCTTTGCCACGTGCACGTGCGAACTTTTGCAGCATATCAAGTACGTTGAATGTCCCAATAGATGCCACCACCATCGcccctttcttcatctcaggCTTGTCCAGTGTAGCCCCAATAAAAGGCACCAAGTTTTTCTTGATGTCTCCAATGGTTGGGTAATTGATCTTTGACGGGTTAAAATTCCCAACAAGAACATATTTCCCAGCACTCTCTAGCAGTGTTGGCCTGAAGTAGGGAAAGGTAAAGTTTAACGAATACCATCCAATCAGCATAAACGTTGTCTTAGAAAGCAGATCATTTTTTGTTCGGATATATTGAGCCACAATGTCTTTGCTGTCGTAGTGGGGTACCTTCATTTTTCCTCCGCTTTTGACCAATGCTCCTGGAAGATTGCTCCAGACGTAATGCTCAAGAGTCGGCGTGGCCTCCGCAGCATTTGCTAGATTCTTGCCCTGTTGTATCTCAGTATCCATGGCTTTGTCTGCATCTTTAGATGTTGCAAAAATCTCAAAGAAATCCGTAAcaccgaagatgaagtggGATCCGGCAAAGGCAGACACCAGGGAGGCATAGTCGTTAACATCTGCCCTGACAACTTCTACGCCTTGGTTCTtgagagctgcagcggcaTCGCTTTCGGGCCGTCGTGTAAGTCCGCGGATTTTGTAACCTCCATGTTTCTTCAGGGCATCAATAACAGCCGCTCCTTGGTTGCCAGTCGCCCCCACAACAGTTGCAATTTTGGTCATCGTAAAAAGTTGATGTGTGTTCAATATAATAAATTGGGACAGCCAATTGATACAAATTTAAAGTGAGTTACCAAATGCTAATGCTTATTTGCAAAGCTGAGCTGGCAATGGCTTTATATTGCTCTGCCTTCTCATTTCAAAGCATGGTCAGACGTGTCAGCGGGTGTCTGACGTTATTATCAATCTTCTTGTCAGAATAGTACCGGACCAATCAGTCTGTCAATGTTACTTTGCCATGCCAAATAGTTGCTCAATTAGTCCACGAATGAAATGGAGGCCTAAAAGCATGTATACATGTAATGCCTGTTTCTAAATTATCGGCAGCGACTCTATATAGTGCGAGCTTGATTAATTCAAGCTGGCCTATGCATGAAGCACACTACTATGACATATGATTTCCACCACTGTCAAAATTGGCATCCTTGAACCCAGGCCCCGCTACAGAGTATACACAAAGTCAGGCCGTTTATCACCTTTGATGcgtttctcctcttccgtTAGTCCACTCTCCACACTGTTACCCATGTTCCTATGCCGCCGAGAGTTCTCAGCTCTCAAAGCAAAGTGCATGAAAACGGATCCtccaagcaagaagaagatttgtGATGCCAAAACCACCCCATGGCCAGTCGGGTACCTAGGTTTTTGGGCTGGTAGATAGATATTGGACGATACTATCCCATTCAAATTCCCGAAACCGACGACTATACCCAACACTATAGCTCTCTTTAGTGAGCCCTCAGTATTGTTGGATACCCATGAAAGGGTATTTGGGATGGCTGGGTAGATACCCATTGCTCCCAGAAAAGTACCAGCGTACTGAATGTTTGGTCGTGACGAGCCCAACAATAAAGCAAATCCAACAATACCCAGAGTGGCGGCGGCCAAACTACAATACCCTCGCCACTTCATTTTGTCCGCGAAGAAGCCTATGAGTACCGTAAGCACCGCCGCGCAAACATATGGTGGAACTGTCAGTAGCTGCGCGCGCGTTCCTGAATGACCCATAGCTGCGATAATGGTCGGAAGAAAGAGTGAAAAGGCATAAAGCGGAATGGTGCAGCCGATAAAAATCCAAGTATATCCATATGTCTTCCAGTCTCTAATAGCCTCGTAGATGTAACGTTTGTCGAAATCATCGGCCGTATATCCCTGTCTGTCCACAATAAGTCGACGTTGTACCCTGATACGTTCTTCGGGAGTAAGGAATTTAGCTGTGTCAGGCCAATCAAAGACCATCCACCAACATAAGACACCGACGAGCACTGTAGCAAGGCcttcaatgatgaaaatCCAAGCCCAGCCTGGCTTACCGCCAATTCCGTCCATTTTGGTAATGGCCGCCGCGAGTAGGCCTCCAAAGGAGCCGGCAATTGCAGCAGCGGAGAGGAAAATGGCACTCCTGACGCCAATTTCTGAACTCTTATACCAACAGCTAAGGTAGTAGTTGACCCCTGTTCGTGTGGGGAAACAGTTAGCTTACACATAGTTCATAAGGTGAAGTGATTGTACCTGGAAATAATCCTGCCTCTGCCGCCCCAAGAAAGAATCGAGCGGCTAGAAGACCTCTGTATGATGTTGTAAGGCCCATTAAGGTCATGATAATGCCCCATGTTAAGATAATGCTCGTGAAGAATATGCGAGGGGTAAGGCGCTTAAGCAGGGCATTGGTAACGGGTTCGGCGACGGCATaggaaatgaagaaaatcGTCAATATCATGTTGTAGTTGTTTCCTTTAAATATATGTCAGTCAATTGCGAAACTAGAATATGATTCATCATTTACCTTTCATGCCGAGATCGGCTTCAATATGAGCCAATCTGGCATTTCCGATATTCGTACGATCCAAGAAGGACAGCAAGTACCTATAAGCCATTTAGAATTGATCACTACTGGTAAGATTTTGATCGATCTAACAGAAGAGATAACCATGGAACCAGCCAAAGATCAACTTTCCACATTAACTTCCTGTCCTAAATGATACCATAAGTTAACGGGCATAATATGTGACGTTTGCAAGGAGAGAATGTACAatttcctgcttctcctcttcactTTTCCCTTCATCTGGGTCGGTAAGGCGAGCTAGAAGCTCATTTCTCTCGTATTCAATATGCTCAGTCTCTTTGATCTTTATTTCTTCAGCTGAACCCGACGTACGAACGCGTTGAGGTGACAAGTCGGCTGCTGACATGCTGATTGAAATATCTGTCCAGCATTCGAGAACTCAGTTGATATAATAAGGCGGATTGTTCAAAGAATATGTTTATTTAAACCGAAAATAACAGGTTGGCACAAGACTGAGGTCAATCTACAAGAAACCACGCCCATTTTATATCCTCCCATGCATTGCCAAGCTGACATGTTTCCAAGCCACATTTTTGCCAACGAAAATAGCGGTATCGACGGACAAGGAAGAGTGCAGCTCTATTCCAATAGCCATATGTCTAACATACCTTGGCGGATGATTATTCCCAATCATCATTAGCTGTGCTTGGATGGCGTCTTGAAGTAGTAACTCGATGAACTACAGTATCCTTTGCAAGGCTCCTAACTGGTGGAGTGTGGCGAGTTGGTCTGGAGCCAATGCACCCCGCAAAATTAGCTCGTATGCTTTCAGCCCAGATTGCGGGGGAATAGCAGGGGTTTACCCCAAGATGGGGATGACAAGAGCTAAGGACTCGGCAGGTGGTCTCCAGGATGCGAAGAGTTTGAGGTATGATGGTTGAGGGAACGTTGGACAAGCGTTGACTTCTAAACCAGTAATGGATCATTGAAGAAGCCGCAGCATCCTACGGGGGGAAAACATCTCAAGTTCTAAGTTTACCCACCGGACGGCTCGAGATACAAGTACTAAAGTAAAGCTATCCATGGATTTATTGTAGTAAGGACCAAGGCACTCCGAAAGCCACCTATATTGCGCACAAATCTTGGTATTTGATACATTTACCGCCGAATTCTACAAGTCATTAGTGTGGTTGAACTAGATCCCTCTTAGAAATGGTAATATGGAAATAATATTCTCCAAATAGCCACAACCAATAAACAGTCCTTCGTATGGTCAATTTAAGGACATGCCGAGAtaatggagaagagcagaagatGATAGGAGGCAATTTACtgccagaaaaaaaaacagagaacTGAAATTTGAGTGCCGTTGTCATCACAGCGTTGGTAGGTCCAAAATTCAGCGGATAATTCCACTGTGCAACTTAACTCATTCGAGGGTTCTAAAATCGACCTTGGGATCTACTACATCCATAGAACCGCAAAGAGAGACATGAAATAGCTTCTTCCATTCCATTCCCATCAGGTAggtattttataatttaactgTCGCGTTGGAACCATTTAAAACACTTATTGTCTCAAAACATACTTATCAGCTGATACTTTCATACATGAGTATCTCTACCCCTCATAAAGTCTTCTACCGATCATCTAATCACTAACTATACGATATCTACTGACGCTTCCTATGGGCCAAATGTAAGCAGAAAATTTTCCATACGTCACGGTTTCGGACATCAGTAGCTATAGCGTAATGTCAACTAATAATCTAGATCTCCAAGACATGAAAACTAGCagatacatacatgtattcacTCCAACCATCTTAGTCAAGCTCTCAACTGCCCCCCCGCCCCCGCCCCCGCATCTTCTATATCCTTCGGCTTTTCATAGCGGAATATTGAGAGCGCCTTACTGAGGCTGAAGGAGGGCTTCTGGTTCTCCAACATGGTCCTAACAGAGGCAAGAGTTTGATCGTCTCCATAGCTATGACGATTTCCTCTGATGTGCAATCAAAACACAATCTCCAACTCCCTGACTTTATATTAACAGCAAGTTTCTCGTCATGACTTTCACTACCAGTCTCATCGGTGTACACTTGTCTACTTCTCGAACATGCATCCATTTACTCCGTTCTTCGTTATTGCGGCCATTGTAGCCATTGCTATTCGTTGGATGAACAAAACTGACATCcctaaaattaaaaacttgCCCGAGCTCCCTGGAGTGCCACTATTCGGTAGTCTGTTTCTCCTTGGAAAGTATCATGCACGAAACTGCGCCAAACTTGCCAAAACCTATGGAGACGTTTTCCAAGTTCGCCTCGGGAACCGAGTACGTTGACCTCTATTTGCTTACGACAGTCAAAGCTAACTTCGCATAGCGGTTTATATACGCCAACTCCTTTGATGGAGTTAAGGAGCTATGGATTAAAAATCAGGCTGCTCTGATCTCTCGACCAACCTTTTGGACTTTCCATAATGTGGTCTCAAAAACGCAAGGTGTCTACACACTTGGAACGTCACCATGGAACGAATCAGTAAAGCGAGCTCGGAAGGCTGCCGCGACGGCGCTCAACCGGCAAGCTGTCCAAACCTACCTCCCATTCATTGATCTGGAGTCTACTACTAGTATCAATGAGCTGGTACAGAATATCAAGAATGGTTATGATGTTGATCCCAATGGTTATTTCCAACGGTTCTCTCTTAACATCAGCCTTACACTGTGTTATGGCATACGAATCGACGGCACCGTTCGTGACCACACGTTAAATGAGGTCGTTCAAGTcgagagagagcttggaaATATCCGTGGGATTGCTCATAATTGGCAGGACTATGTACCGTTGCTACGATTATGGCCTGGCTTCAAAACTAATGCCATAAAGTTCCGCTCTAGAAGGGATGAGTACATTTTGGATTTCTATGAGCAACTGAAACAGCGAATTGCGGCTGGGACCGATAATCCCTGCATTGCTGGCAACGTTTTAAAAAATCCTGAAGCAAAGCTTGAAGACAGTAAGACAAAACATTCGCAGCATATGGATAACCAGTTGATACAGAATATTGACCAGCCTATAGATGAATTGAAATCCATTTGCCTTACCATGGTCGCTGCCGGCCTGGATACTCTCCCGGGAAACATCAACATGACAATAGCTTACCTATCTTCCCCTCATGGCCAGGAAATACAAGATCACATGTATGAAGAAATCCTGAAAGCTTACCCGAACGAAGATCCTTGGGATGCTTGTTTGACTGAAGAACGGTGTGAGTTTGTGGTATCATTTATCAAGGTGAGCATTACAATCTCCTTACGCACAGCATCTAGGGTGTTACTAACAAGGACATAGGAAGTACTTCGATTCTGGTCTACGCTCAATCTGTCCTTTAACCGACAGAGTATCAGAGATATTACGTACAAAGGAGCTGTTATTCCTGCTGGAACACCTTTCTTAATGGTAAGTGATGATTGAGCCGCGATCAATTCAGGTTGGAGATCTAATGATCTGATACTGGCGCAATACAGAATATGTGGGCTGCAAATCATGATCCTAAACAATTTCATCACCCTATGGACTTCATCCCCGATCGCTTTGTTGGGGTCTCTGAAGCTGGGCAGGGCACACAGCATTACGGATATGGTGCTGGTACTCGGATGTGTGCAGGTGCTCACTTGGCTAATCGCGAGCTTtacgtcatcttcatccgtTTGGTACTAGCATTCCATATTCGTGAGACTACACACGTAAAGGATAGGCCGATCTTGGATACCATCGAATGTAACTCTGTGCCTACAAGCATGGTGACTCAGCCGAAGCCATTCAAGGTGAGGTTTATTCCTCGAAATCAACAGCAATTAGAAAAATGGATTGCAAGCAGTAAAGAGAAGACTGCATACCTTTGAAGAGGTTACATGCATTCTGGGGCTGTCTTATGTCGGTAGCTTCAAGGACTCATAGCATTTTTGTATCATTAGAaatgacaagaagaaattgcAACTGAGATACCTGTATGGTGACGCAAATAGGACGGTATCTTGTGGTTCGGGCTTACTGCTCCCTTCACTCTCCTTATCATTCTTACTTACACGGCAGTTGTGACACGTTCATGCGGAGATACTAACATTTCACCGACCCGTATATCTATAGTTCGTACAGTATATCACAATCCCCCAATTTGGTTTGTGAGGACGGCGCTCAGAGAACGCAGTAAGAGGCTGGCGACCTTGATGCAGCTAATGTTTTATGCAGCTAATGTTTTATGCAGCTGCGCCTCTGTTTTGGAACGATGTAACCAATTTTCTACATCCATATAACCCAGTATGCTCAAAAACTTTCTTCTAAGCGTTCTTTTATTTCAGGAAGCGCATCCGCGCAAAATTGTATAGCATATTGTGTAAGCATattggaggagattgcgaGTTCCACGCATTGCTTCTAACATGTACTCCATAGAGTAGATCTTTTCCAACTCTTTCCGCATGAGCTATTCTTCAATATCCAAATTGCAGTCGGAATGAATAAGTGCGCAATTTTCCCCAGAAATTTAATCTTTAGATCCGCATAATAATATGAATAGCCAGTAGTATCGGCTCTCAGCCAAGGGTACAGGCAATGAATCATAACGCAGAGGTCATTACCTCCCTACGATTGGCTAATAAGCCCACAAGACTAATGGATATGATTGGAAGGGCGCCAAGTTCGCTATACGACGTAGCAGTAACTAGATGTCTTCTGTCAAAGATTCTGGGGGCCAATCACCAAAACTGCGGGATCCGAAATGTTCGTGTCCCGGGTAATGGGGAAAAGCCGACCTGGTCAAAATATCACGGATATGGAGCTAGCGGTTGGCTGACTTGTAAATCATCCATGCTAAAGACATCAATGCCCAGATGGTGTGCGGGGGCGGGGCACAGCTCCCCAAGTTGGAGATTAGTGATGAATAGAGAGCTGTTCATGGTCCAAAGATGCCCATATCAGATTATATAGTGTAGTGAGAAGAATACGCTTCATGTTTATAATATTTGTAATTGAAGTACAATCTCAAACTAATACGTTCCACTCTAGGTACCCAGAGCACATTGTACAGCGTCTTGAATTGCAACATCACTAGCTGGCGATACCGTGTTGGACTCCGAAAAGATGGCTCACAGAATTCAAGTTGCCATTCTAGATGACTATCAAGGCATCGCAGAGCCAATATTTCGTCAAGTAATGCCAGAAATTGAAATACGCACGTTTTCTGACACCATCCAACTCTCTACTCCCGAAGACAGCGATGCCCTTGTGCATCGGCTTCAGCCCTACAATGTCATCAGCACGATGCGCGAACGAACGCCCTTCCCGAAAGAAATTATAAAGCGTCTTCCTAAACTAGACCTACTTCTTACTACGGGAATGAAGAACTCCGCCATTGACTTGGCTGCCTGCACTGAGCAGGGGattgctgttgttggtgcGAAGGGTCTTGGTAAAGACACGAAAGAAACCCCACCGACATCTCTTGATTCAACCCTCGAGCATTGTTGGGCCTTGATCCTAGGCCTCGCTCGAAACATCTCTCGAGATGATTTAGGCGTCAAAACGGGACACTGGGAAACATCTCACGCCACAGGACTTCGCGGTAAGACGCTCGGTCTGCTGGGATTTGGTACCTTGGGCGCGAGAGTCGCTTTCGTTGGAGCAAGCTCATTCGGCATGAAAATTCTGGCATGGTCCAGCAACATCACTCAGCAGGTTGCTGATGAAAAGGCTGCAAGCTTTAGCCTACCTCCAGGGTCATTCAAAGTTGCTGGAACCAAAGAGGAGCTACTGCAAAACTCTGATGTTTTAAGCATCCACTATGTTCTATCCGAACGCAGTAGGAATATCTTAGGATCGAGTGAACTAGCTCTTATGAAGCCTTCAGCGATCTTGATCAACACGTCTAGAAGTGCTCTCGTCAATGAACAAGCTTTATTGGATACCTTATTGCAGGGCAAGATTAGAGGGGCTGCGCTGGATGTTCACAACGTCGAACCACTGCCACAGAACTCCCCTTGGAGGGTAACCTCTTGGGGTACTGAAGGACGGAGCCAATTGCTTCTTAGTCCACATATGGGCTATGTGGAAGAGGGAGTTATGACGCGCTGGTACCAAGATTCGGCAATGAATTTGAAGACATGGGCTGAGGGAAAAGATCTTCTCACTAAACTCAATTAGAGACTGAGGGGAGATAAAGTGGTAGCCGGGCGAGGCCCAATTGAAGAATGAGTAAATGAAGTAAAAGACAATTTTAGACGGAATTTATAGCATGTCTGTAGGCAATTGAAACCTGTTGTATATTACTTAGCGTGGGCATGAAGTGGTTGTCTTCTATATACAATACACCTATTGGATTATGTCCATTGCACAACGGATACCGGGTATAATAAAGCGTCAACTGCAGAGAAATCTAGAAATGGCTAACGTCTTTTCTAAGAACCGCACCAACTCGGTACTTTATACAATGGAACAGGCTATCTACGATTGTCATAACATTACGTTCTTGTAGCAAGTGTGTACAACGAGAGTTGCACGATTCGACACATGGGAGCCACTCGGCGATTCCAGGCCCAGTGGATATTCTCAATTTAGCTACTTTCCCCCGTTTCTCATTGTTAGGTATATGTCGGGCTGTTTGGAGCGACAGACGGCGATGATTACATTCGCCCACTAGCCCATCAATCACTTCCGTTTAATTGCCTAGGCGAGACAGCTAACGCCGAAGTGGCCAGGAGCTTAGCCTCTCTCCCCAGCTtcaagccatggctgcccTTAGTTAGTTGCGGGGAATCCTTGTTTTCAGAGCCGCTACTGTCGCCCAACAAACTCTTGTTCCAGCCCTCGCCGTCGATGCCGACGGCGTCCCCAAATCTGCTTTTGCAagcttcccttctcttcccctcccccaaaactTCATGCACATTCCAGGGAGTCTGTAAGATGAACGAGGTTACTACTCATCCTGCAAAGAATATCTTGTGCCATCGTTGTAATCGGGGCTTTTCTCGGCAAGAACACCTTCAGCGTC of the Trichoderma breve strain T069 chromosome 4, whole genome shotgun sequence genome contains:
- a CDS encoding nmrA-like family domain-containing protein, coding for MTKIATVVGATGNQGAAVIDALKKHGGYKIRGLTRRPESDAAAALKNQGVEVVRADVNDYASLVSAFAGSHFIFGVTDFFEIFATSKDADKAMDTEIQQGKNLANAAEATPTLEHYVWSNLPGALVKSGGKMKVPHYDSKDIVAQYIRTKNDLLSKTTFMLIGWYSLNFTFPYFRPTLLESAGKYVLVGNFNPSKINYPTIGDIKKNLVPFIGATLDKPEMKKGAMVVASIGTFNVLDMLQKFARARGKEFEFIETSSETYYKLYPLWAEEGSLMMQYMQALGDQAWTDATYPMVLSDELDIDTTSFVSLDDSLDALEI
- a CDS encoding major facilitator superfamily domain-containing protein, with the translated sequence MSAADLSPQRVRTSGSAEEIKIKETEHIEYERNELLARLTDPDEGKSEEEKQEIDRKLMWKVDLWLVPWLSLLYLLSFLDRTNIGNARLAHIEADLGMKGNNYNMILTIFFISYAVAEPVTNALLKRLTPRIFFTSIILTWGIIMTLMGLTTSYRGLLAARFFLGAAEAGLFPGVNYYLSCWYKSSEIGVRSAIFLSAAAIAGSFGGLLAAAITKMDGIGGKPGWAWIFIIEGLATVLVAKFLTPEERIRVQRRLIVDRQGYTADDFDKRYIYEAIRDWKTYGYTWIFIGCTIPLYAFSLFLPTIIAAMGHSGTRAQLLTVPPYVCAAVLTVLIGFFADKMKWRGYCSLAAATLGIVGFALLLGSSRPNIQYAGTFLGAMGIYPAIPNTLSWVSNNTEGSLKRAIVLGIVVGFGNLNGIVSSNIYLPAQKPRYPTGHGVVLASQIFFLLGGSVFMHFALRAENSRRHRNMGDKRPDFVYTL
- a CDS encoding cytochrome p450 domain-containing protein, with the translated sequence MHPFTPFFVIAAIVAIAIRWMNKTDIPKIKNLPELPGVPLFGSLFLLGKYHARNCAKLAKTYGDVFQVRLGNRRFIYANSFDGVKELWIKNQAALISRPTFWTFHNVVSKTQGVYTLGTSPWNESVKRARKAAATALNRQAVQTYLPFIDLESTTSINELVQNIKNGYDVDPNGYFQRFSLNISLTLCYGIRIDGTVRDHTLNEVVQVERELGNIRGIAHNWQDYVPLLRLWPGFKTNAIKFRSRRDEYILDFYEQLKQRIAAGTDNPCIAGNVLKNPEAKLEDNELKSICLTMVAAGLDTLPGNINMTIAYLSSPHGQEIQDHMYEEILKAYPNEDPWDACLTEERCEFVVSFIKEVLRFWSTLNLSFNRQSIRDITYKGAVIPAGTPFLMNMWAANHDPKQFHHPMDFIPDRFVGVSEAGQGTQHYGYGAGTRMCAGAHLANRELYVIFIRLVLAFHIRETTHVKDRPILDTIECNSVPTSMVTQPKPFKVRFIPRNQQQLEKWIASSKEKTAYL
- a CDS encoding d-isomer specific 2-hydroxyacid dehydrogenase, NAD binding domain-containing protein encodes the protein MAHRIQVAILDDYQGIAEPIFRQVMPEIEIRTFSDTIQLSTPEDSDALVHRLQPYNVISTMRERTPFPKEIIKRLPKLDLLLTTGMKNSAIDLAACTEQGIAVVGAKGLGKDTKETPPTSLDSTLEHCWALILGLARNISRDDLGVKTGHWETSHATGLRGKTLGLLGFGTLGARVAFVADEKAASFSLPPGSFKVAGTKEELLQNSDVLSIHYVLSERSRNILGSSELALMKPSAILINTSRSALVNEQALLDTLLQGKIRGAALDVHNVEPLPQNSPWRVTSWGTEGRSQLLLSPHMGYVEEGVMTRWYQDSAMNLKTWAEGKDLLTKLN